One stretch of Echeneis naucrates chromosome 11, fEcheNa1.1, whole genome shotgun sequence DNA includes these proteins:
- the LOC115051494 gene encoding protein atonal homolog 7, with product MELKGRLVDSTFINFVNDMNLIEFPQKYSLAPKRQVNNTPHSSRSQMRLNDSSWSRGLENDAERLVTTPPRYCTRGGHDHAKSKRRRIITVVQRQAANVRERKRMFSLNEAFDELRRKVPTFAYEKRLSRIETLRLAIVYISFMTDLLENT from the coding sequence ATGGAGTTGAAAGGCCGCTTAGTGGACTCCACATTCATAAATTTTGTCAATGACATGAACCTTATAGAGTTTCCGCAGAAGTACAGCCTGGCACCGAAACGCCAGGTGAACAACACCCCACACAGTTCGAGGAGCCAGATGCGATTGAACGACTCATCCTGGAGCAGGGGCTTGGAAAACGACGCCGAGCGCCTGGTGACGACCCCACCAAGGTACTGTACCCGGGGGGGGCACGACCACGCCAAGTCTAAACGGAGGAGGATCATCACCGTTGTCCAGCGACAGGCGGCCAACGTGCGGGAGAGAAAGCGGATGTTTAGCCTGAATGAGGCTTTTGATGAACTGAGGAGGAAAGTCCCGACATTCGCCTACGAGAAGAGGCTGTCCCGTATCGAGACTCTGCGTCTCGCCATCGTCTACATCTCCTTCATGACGGATCTTCTGGAGAACACCTGA
- the twist1a gene encoding twist-related protein 1a, giving the protein MREEDSSPMDSAGNSEEETDRQLPRRGARKRRATRRSMDIEEEEGDVESPRPGKKKCRKSCDSGSGGGSVGSAGSEASSSPSRSFDDLQTQRVMANIRERQRTQSLNEAFTSLRKIIPTLPSDKLSKIQTLKLAARYIDFLCQVLQSDELDARGTSCSYVAHERLSYAFSVWRMGGAWSLSTTSH; this is encoded by the coding sequence ATGCGGGAAGAGGACTCCTCCCCGATGGACAGTGCGGGGAACAGTGAGGAGGAGACCGACCGCCAGCTGCCGCGCAGAGGCGCGAGGAAGCGGCGAGCTACGCGGAGGAGCATGGACatagaagaggaggagggcgaCGTGGAGAGTCCGAGACCCGGgaagaagaaatgcagaaaGAGCTGCGACAGCGGAAGCGGAGGCGGCAGCGTCGGCAGCGCCGGCAGCGAGGCCAGCAGCAGCCCCTCGCGCTCCTTCGACGACCTGCAGACTCAGCGCGTGATGGCAAACATCCGCGAGCGCCAACGGACTCAGTCTCTGAACGAGGCGTTCACGTCACTACGCAAGATCATTCCTACTCTGCCGTCGGACAAACTCAGTAAGATCCAGACACTGAAGCTGGCGGCCCGGTACATCGACTTCCTGTGCCAAGTCCTCCAGAGCGACGAGCTGGACGCGCGAGGAACCAGCTGCAGCTACGTGGCGCACGAGCGCCTGAGCTACGCGTTCTCGGTCTGGAGGATGGGGGGCGCGTGGTCCCTGTCCACGACGTCCCACTAG